In Lathamus discolor isolate bLatDis1 chromosome 1, bLatDis1.hap1, whole genome shotgun sequence, the following are encoded in one genomic region:
- the RHOH gene encoding rho-related GTP-binding protein RhoH has product MLDSVKCVLVGDSAVGKTSLLVRFTSETFPDDYRPTVYENTGVDVFMDGVQISLGLWDTSGSDAFKGIRPLSYQQADVVLMCYSVANHNSFLNLRNKWIGEIRSHLPRTPVLVVATQTDQRDVGPYRSSCISAIDGKRLAQEVRAKGYLECSALSNRGVQQVFEYAVRTAVNQAKRQNRRKLFSVNECKIF; this is encoded by the coding sequence ATGCTGGATTCAGTCAAGTGTGTCCTAGTGGGAGACTCCGCAGTGGGGAAAACATCTCTGTTGGTACGTTTCACCTCTGAGACTTTTCCAGATGACTACAGACCTACTGTGTATGAAAATACTGGAGTAGATGTCTTCATGGATGGTGTACAGATCAGCCTAGGTCTTTGGGACACATCTGGCAGTGACGCCTTCAAAGGCATTCGCCCCCTCTCATACCAACAGGCAGATGTGGTATTAATGTGCTACTCGGTGGCAAACCACAATTCCTTTCTGAACCTGAGGAACAAATGGATTGGTGAGATCCGCAGCCATCTGCCCCGCACCCCTGTTTTGGTAGTGGCCACTCAGACTGACCAGCGGGACGTGGGGCCCTACCGTTCCTCCTGCATCAGCGCCATAGATGGGAAGCGGCTTGCCCAGGAGGTACGAGCCAAAGGCTATCTGGAGTGCTCTGCCCTCAGCAACCGTGGGGTGCAGCAGGTGTTTGAGTATGCTGTGCGGACAGCCGTCAATCAGGCCAAAAGGCAGAACAGGCGGAAGCTCTTCTCCGTTAATGAGTGCAAGATCTTTTGA